The genomic DNA AGGGTATGGAGATTTTGAAAACCAACTCCCACGTGCCCCTCGTTTAGTCTTTGAAGAAGCCTGCTGCGTGGTTTCATGATGGTGCAGCGTATTCTGATTTTGGATGGTAGCCCGGCAGGAGAATCTGCTTGCGGGATGGCTGCATGTGTTCTGGCCGAAGGTGATAAACTTTCCGTGCTGGATGCTGAGGTCGTGGCTGGTAAGCAGGCAGCAGAAGGCATTAACCTTCTTGCTGATAGGGTTTTACAAAAAGCCGGATGGGGCGCAGGAACCGGCATACAGCCAGATCTTGTTGCCGTGGTTGTTGGTCCGGGGTCTTTTACTGGCCTGCGTGCATCTTGCGCTGTGGCTGCCGGGTTTGCTCTGGGGGCTGGCAGCCCATTGGTAGGCGTAACACGAGCAGAAGCTCTGGCACCTGCTTTGGATAAAGAATTGCAGCACCATCCAGAGTTAGAAGGGTGGCTAGTGGTTACACCGGCGCGTCGGGGCCGAGTATTTGTTGAAGATGCTCAACACGTCCGTGCAGCCATGATAGCCAATTGGCAGCCACCAGAAGGAAGTTGGTTGGTGGCGGGTGATGCTAGGGAGGCTCTTTCTTTTGCACATGCTGTTCACTGTCCATTACATATGCCAACACCAGAGCAAATTGCGGCTGCAGCGTTAAAGCGTCAAATGGGAAAGCTTTCTCCGCGAGATCCTGTTCCGCTGTATGTCGATCCGCCAGAAGCCAAATTACCGGCAGATGGTTTGCGGGCTCAACCTGTTTGACTGTGCATGTGCAGGAAGTGGGTATTGCATATGCGCCGTTATTGGCCAGCATGCATACGCAATGCTTCAATACCGGTGCTCAGTGGGATCAAACAGCCATAACGGCTTTGCTATCATCTCCGGGTGTGTATGCAGGCATTGTTATAATGGAAAGTCACCCCGCTGGTTTTATCATATTACGAAGTGTGGTGGATGAAGCAGAAATTTTAACAGTCTGCATATTGCCAGAGTATAGAAAGCGCGGTTTGGCACAACGTTTGCTGGCATGGTGTGCTCAGGTTG from Acetobacter ascendens includes the following:
- the tsaB gene encoding tRNA (adenosine(37)-N6)-threonylcarbamoyltransferase complex dimerization subunit type 1 TsaB, yielding MMVQRILILDGSPAGESACGMAACVLAEGDKLSVLDAEVVAGKQAAEGINLLADRVLQKAGWGAGTGIQPDLVAVVVGPGSFTGLRASCAVAAGFALGAGSPLVGVTRAEALAPALDKELQHHPELEGWLVVTPARRGRVFVEDAQHVRAAMIANWQPPEGSWLVAGDAREALSFAHAVHCPLHMPTPEQIAAAALKRQMGKLSPRDPVPLYVDPPEAKLPADGLRAQPV
- the rimI gene encoding ribosomal protein S18-alanine N-acetyltransferase, encoding MHVQEVGIAYAPLLASMHTQCFNTGAQWDQTAITALLSSPGVYAGIVIMESHPAGFIILRSVVDEAEILTVCILPEYRKRGLAQRLLAWCAQVAQHKGAQTLFLEVSINNQSARTLYEKQGFKKLGLRKKYYEDGSDALVLGRACQAASP